In the Flavobacterium acetivorans genome, one interval contains:
- a CDS encoding DUF4407 domain-containing protein, whose translation MLKHFFILCSGADKELLEGCSEGEQTKYIGIGATVFFTAVMAFIASAYALFTVFDSVYPALLFGLVWGLLIFNLDRFIVSTIRKRDKFGSEFLQATPRIILAVIIAIVISKPLEIKIFEKEINTVLLKEKNAMALNNKKEVANYFKSDLDKNKAEIDSLKSDIIKKEKEVNTLYETYITEAEGTKGTMKLGKGPVFKEKIAKHNLASAQLDSIRKNNLAKIAEKEGKTKLLQADLDKKVSETQPIIDGFDGLMARINALNKLPWLPSFFIMLLFLAIETSPIIAKLLSPKGEYDFKLEDLETALKATLNQDKYQRELLVKTSAAMHDKVYADIAEDKKLYDLQRQKATELLELQAHNFVEKQKKTL comes from the coding sequence ATGTTAAAACATTTTTTTATCCTCTGTTCAGGGGCTGACAAAGAGCTGCTCGAAGGCTGCTCCGAAGGTGAACAAACCAAATACATTGGTATTGGTGCTACCGTTTTTTTCACAGCAGTGATGGCATTTATAGCCAGTGCTTACGCCCTTTTTACTGTTTTTGACAGTGTTTATCCCGCCCTACTTTTTGGACTCGTTTGGGGTCTGCTTATTTTCAATTTGGATCGTTTTATTGTTTCTACCATTCGAAAAAGAGATAAATTTGGAAGTGAATTTCTTCAGGCAACACCCCGAATTATTCTGGCGGTTATTATTGCAATCGTAATTTCGAAACCACTTGAAATTAAGATTTTTGAAAAAGAAATCAATACCGTTTTATTGAAAGAAAAAAATGCAATGGCTTTGAATAACAAAAAAGAAGTCGCTAATTATTTCAAATCGGATTTAGACAAAAACAAAGCCGAAATCGACAGCCTAAAATCAGACATCATTAAGAAAGAAAAGGAAGTAAATACCTTGTATGAAACCTACATCACCGAAGCCGAAGGAACAAAAGGCACCATGAAATTAGGCAAAGGACCTGTTTTTAAAGAAAAAATAGCCAAACACAATCTGGCTTCGGCCCAATTGGACAGCATTCGAAAAAACAACTTAGCAAAAATTGCCGAGAAAGAAGGCAAAACAAAATTACTTCAAGCTGATTTGGACAAAAAAGTAAGCGAAACACAGCCGATAATTGATGGTTTTGATGGTTTAATGGCTCGAATAAATGCTTTGAATAAGTTGCCTTGGCTGCCTTCATTCTTTATCATGCTATTATTTTTGGCCATAGAAACCTCGCCGATTATCGCCAAATTACTTTCTCCAAAAGGGGAATACGACTTTAAACTAGAAGACTTGGAAACCGCTTTGAAAGCAACGTTAAACCAAGACAAGTACCAAAGAGAACTTTTGGTAAAAACCAGTGCGGCCATGCACGATAAAGTATATGCCGATATCGCCGAGGATAAAAAATTATATGATTTACAACGGCAAAAGGCGACCGAGCTTTTGGAATTACAAGCTCACAATTTTGTTGAAAAACAAAAGAAAACTTTATAA